A DNA window from Camelina sativa cultivar DH55 chromosome 17, Cs, whole genome shotgun sequence contains the following coding sequences:
- the LOC104760019 gene encoding cold and drought-regulated protein CORA-like has product MVCLLEKKKESNKNGPAQKLNNQRTSAVSTSNGDGSYMFYPAAAASLPTVSDSDHHRHHHAGYHHGGGGFGGHHGGGGFGGHHGGGDFGGHHGGGDFGGHHGGGGGGCGGGS; this is encoded by the coding sequence ATGGTGTgtcttttggagaagaagaaggagagtaACAAGAATGGGCCTGCACAAAAGCTCAACAACCAGAGAACCAGCGCGGTAAGTACAAGCAATGGTGATGGTAGCTACATGTTTTATCCAGCCGCTGCTGCGTCTCTTCCTACTGTCTCCGATTCTGATCATCACCGCCACCATCACGCTGGTTACCATCACGGTGGCGGTGGTTTTGGTGGACATCACGGTGGCGGTGGTTTTGGTGGACATCACGGTGGCGGTGATTTTGGTGGACATCACGGTGGCGGTGATTTTGGTGGACATCAcggtggtggcggtggaggaTGTGGCGGAGGAAGTTAG